Proteins from one Chloroflexota bacterium genomic window:
- the rplC gene encoding 50S ribosomal protein L3: protein MKGLLGKKVGMTQVFSEDGKANAVTVIEAGPCFVAQIKTAERDGYASVQLGFDEVKPSRIVAGEKGHLKRNNLPTLKHLREFRVKGEHGLSEGDKVTVDVFKAGEHVDVIGITKGKGFAGGMKRHGFRGGSKTHGQSDRGRSPGSSSSGTTPGRVYKGTRRPGHMGSVRTTSQNLTVILVDAERNLLAVNGSVPGAKGTLVMIKEARKQ, encoded by the coding sequence ATGAAAGGGCTACTTGGCAAGAAAGTTGGCATGACCCAGGTTTTCAGCGAGGACGGCAAGGCGAACGCCGTCACCGTCATTGAGGCCGGGCCATGTTTTGTGGCGCAGATCAAAACTGCAGAACGAGACGGCTATGCCTCTGTGCAGCTGGGCTTCGACGAAGTCAAGCCGTCGCGAATTGTGGCCGGTGAGAAGGGCCATCTTAAGCGGAACAATTTGCCGACGCTCAAACACCTGCGCGAATTTCGCGTCAAAGGCGAACACGGCCTGTCGGAAGGCGACAAGGTGACGGTGGACGTTTTCAAGGCCGGCGAGCACGTGGACGTGATCGGCATCACCAAAGGCAAGGGCTTTGCCGGCGGCATGAAGCGGCACGGCTTTCGCGGCGGGAGCAAGACGCACGGCCAGTCGGATCGTGGCCGCTCCCCCGGCTCCAGTTCGTCGGGCACCACGCCCGGCCGTGTGTACAAAGGCACTCGCCGCCCCGGCCACATGGGTTCAGTGCGCACCACCTCGCAAAATCTCACCGTCATTCTGGTGGATGCCGAGCGCAATTTGTTGGCTGTGAACGGAAGCGTGCCGGGCGCCAAGGGAACTCTGGTGATGATCAAGGAGGCGCGGAAGCAGTAA
- the rpsJ gene encoding 30S ribosomal protein S10 has protein sequence MAKQKIRIRLKAYDHRVLDQSAKRIVETAERTGARVIGPVPLPTRIEKFTVRRGAFIDKDSQEHFEIRTHKRLIDVLDPDSNTIDTLMRLNLPAGVDIEVTI, from the coding sequence ATGGCAAAGCAGAAAATCCGTATCCGCCTCAAGGCTTACGATCATCGTGTGCTCGACCAATCGGCCAAGCGCATTGTCGAGACGGCAGAACGCACCGGGGCGCGGGTGATTGGCCCGGTGCCGCTTCCCACCCGTATCGAAAAATTTACCGTCCGCCGGGGCGCGTTCATTGACAAGGACTCGCAGGAGCACTTTGAGATTCGCACCCACAAGCGCCTGATTGACGTGCTTGACCCGGACTCGAACACGATTGACACCCTGATGCGGCTCAACCTGCCGGCGGGTGTGGATATTGAAGTAACAATTTAG